The Candidozyma auris chromosome 1, complete sequence genome includes a region encoding these proteins:
- the PTC4 gene encoding type 2C protein phosphatase PTC4 yields MGQLLSHPVEEKSIEFREHSSISYCIGSMQGYRMTMEDAHDVRVSDDEKLAVYGVFDGHGGKEIAEILRDKLVALIFKTLQTCIKQNANTELSTYIRLIKDCFFKVDAGLPESLAANCGSTAIITTVIAGKYVIVANTGDSRSILSLQGGCSKNLSFDHKPSTMGERVRIENSGGYVINGRVNEILALSRAFGDFNFKLPYLSLNPTGQHNAYLEQNRSIIKNNVIELPPELYQVSVEPDVLVYDLSCQSEPEFIVLACDGIWDCYTNDALIQVIRKRLRDGWTLQHITEFVLNDCISMANNITGIGFDNMTIMIVALHSNASLEQWTEQFRKR; encoded by the coding sequence ATGGGTCAGCTCTTATCTCACCCGGTGGAGGAGAAGTCCATCGAGTTCCGAGAGCACTCGTCGATATCCTATTGTATTGGCTCAATGCAAGGGTATAGAATGACCATGGAAGATGCCCATGACGTGAGGGTTTCGGATGATGAGAAACTCGCCGTGTATGGTGTGTTTGATGGCCATGGTGGCAAGGAGATAGCCGAGATCTTGAGGGATAAGCTTGTTGCGTTGATTTTCAAGACTCTACAGACATGCATAAAACAAAATGCAAACACAGAATTGCTGACCTACATTAGACTTATCAAAGACTGCTTTTTCAAGGTGGACGCTGGACTCCCCGAATCTTTAGCAGCCAATTGCGGCAGCACTGCTATCATAACCACAGTTATCGCTGGAAAATACGTCATTGTGGCCAACACAGGTGACTCCCgttcaattctttctttgcaaggTGGATGTCTGAAAAATTTATCGTTTGATCATAAACCTTCGACTATGGGAGAAAGAGTCCGCATAGAGAACAGTGGGGGCTACGTCATCAATGGCAGGGTGAATGAAATTCTTGCGCTCTCCCGAGCATTTGGCgatttcaacttcaagttgcCTTACCTTTCTTTAAACCCTACAGGGCAACATAATGCCTACCTAGAGCAAAACCGAAGCATCATAAAGAACAACGTTATTGAGCTCCCGCCAGAGCTATATCAGGTGAGTGTGGAGCCTGATGTTTTAGTGTACGATCTCAGCTGTCAAAGTGAGCCGGAGTTTATTGTGTTAGCGTGTGATGGCATCTGGGATTGCTACACGAACGACGCTTTAATTCAAGTCATCCGCAAGAGATTACGTGACGGTTGGACTCTACAACACATAACTGAGTTTGTGCTTAATGACTGCATCAGCATGGCTAATAATATCACTGGCATTGGCTTTGATAATATGACGATAATGATTGTTGCGCTACATTCAAACGCATCGCTCGAGCAATGGACTGAACAATTTAGGAAAAGGTGA